In the genome of Juglans microcarpa x Juglans regia isolate MS1-56 chromosome 6S, Jm3101_v1.0, whole genome shotgun sequence, the window AATCTTGAAAAGATGTTGATATTCACAGAAAAACTGTCCATTCCGGACTAAATCTATTAATTTGGGTGTCCATATTCACAGTTAATCATTCATAACCAGCTTCaagtaaattataatatgtgCAATATGAAATAATTAAACATAGTATAacgtattctttttttttttctttttaatcagTAAGAGCAATTATATTAATGAACATGGAGTTTAAGGCAGCATGGTTGGCTTAGACAccacaaaacaaataacaattaaatttaatgCAGCCAAAAAATGGtgcttttattttcctttatacatTGGCCCCTTAAAATAGATAAGAAAGGTTTGCCTTCCAGCAGTGGATAATGTGAAAGACAGTTCTATATGTTCAACTGTCATCCATCCATTTATTAGGAAATAATGGGCCATCAAGGCCAGAAGAAGACCAGCCATACTTCTCCATCAGATCTCCTatgtatgaagaaaaataaaaagtagatcGACAACTGGAGAAGAGCTCTTCATTTGTGTTAAGTTTCTAACTTTTGCAGAATATCCTCTCTACATGTCACTGAACTCTTCATGCCCTTCCACCAGATAACATACAAAAACAGAACTAATCACTCCAAAAGGCAGACCCTGTAATCTATGTTAACGTATTTATGCAAGGAGACATTGCTTTTGCTCAATTGACTAGAAgggtgattaaaaaaaataaagacaataatatttcaacaaaaaaaaaaaaaatgatctgatATTTTTCCCTGATcgttttttttactcttttcctttttcctcttTCAAACCATATGAAACCAATGCCATATGCACCCCCATCATCTATCACTTCTCCACTTTCTCACTGCAATATCATGCTCTTCTAATCTGACAAAGTTAACCAAATGTCTTCTTTGTGTATTTTCAAATTGCATTTGACAATCTGGAATTGATCACGACTGGCATTCATGGTTAAATAGGTAACAACAGTGATTTGAACTAGACATCggataaacataaataaaataaaacccttTAACAAATAGAAAGTGGTTGCTAGAactataacataattatattttctaacaaCAAATATACTTTTTTCTCATGGGTCTGTTGAGCAGGTAACCCTTTCCCTTACTTAAAACCCTCCCTCCCTAGCATAGGTGAAACCTGATTTCAGGTGTCCTATTCGATGGCatgaaaatttatcaatttgGATCAACTATCAACCATACAAAAGACTTTATTCTTCAATCCGGGGGAACTCTTTTTCAGTACACTTGTTGTTATCATCCAAACAATTctagattttttgttttatcagtaaacaagaGTTTTATTAATGATATAGAGTAGGCCAAATAATTCTATGCTGAATGTGAAACATATAGACTGCATGCCGGCTAATGCAGCCATTAGATTCAGTGGGGTCCTCAATTTCAATTTCTACATATGGCCTATGCGTCTAATAATTGAGGTAAGAAGAGTAACAAAGAGTAATTACTTCTACGAAAATTCGCTAGATTCACACAAAATTCCATTTGAACTTCAAAACCTCGAACCCAGAAGAGAAATATGCATGACACAGCAGTACCTGCTGGAGCAGCGCAATCCTCTGATTCGTAGCCGCCATAACCACGGCACAGAATGGAAACCGCGAAGCCTTTAAACTGTTACACATCTTGAACCCTTCGCTAGCCCTAATACTCCCTCCCCACGGCACGAAGTTCTCGTTTACGAAGTCCGCCAGAAACTCCGAGCACAGAGTCCGCTCGCAGAACAAAGGCGTGTCCGGATGATCCGGTGAGTGCAAGTACACGAACATGAGCTTGAACTCATTCCTCGACCTCTGCAGCGCGTCCATGAACCCCTCGCTCACGAAATTCGGCCTCCTGGACCCGTAATCCCTCTCGAACGCCAGCACGAAGTTCATAGCCTCCGAAGCCGCGGCCGACATTGGAACCAACCGGGCCGAAGCCTCCCCTGCCCGGACCGAACCCGAACCCAGACCGATCATTCCCATCGAGTACGAGAGCACACCACCCGCGGCCCAAAATCCGAGCCCAATCGCGCCGGAAATCAAGCCTAGACTGCCGGAAATTACAGAAATCGGCAACGTAACAAGCTTCCACGCCAAACCGGGACCGGAGACCCCATTCGCGGACGGTTCCGATCGTTCTGAGACTCTTCCGTGCGGCTCTAAATCGGAAGACCGCGTGCCACTGCCGCCCCCATCTACGGAGGCGGTTGTGGTTTCTCTAGTGGAATTATCCGGGGGTGCGACGTTCGTGCCAGTGAAGGAGGAGATCGCGAGCTCGAGGTCCCAGCCATGGGCGGCGAGGATCTCAGTGCACAAATCGGGATCTTCGAGGCCCGTGATTGCTTGGAAATACGTCAATTTGTCGGCTACATCAACCATATCTGTACGGAAATCGCCGCAAGAGGATGAAGTTGAAAGGTTAGGGTTTTGTCACCGAAATCGTTGACCAAAATTATTGACAATCAGATAAATATGGAGAGAAGTCTATCTCTCCCAGAGACAAAACTGAAGGGACTGGAATTTTCCTACGGCGAATGGATCAATGAGCCTTTACGTACACCGACGGAGCGGATCATATAGTTTTCGGGGTCGCAATACCGGAAGTAACCGTTATTGTTTCTTAAAATAACGTAATTGCCACTCAGAGAGTGAGAGCAGAGGATTTGCCCATCGAAGTATAGGGTGTAATCGGTACTTCCCATCCGGTTCAGTTGGGTTCGGTTCGGAGAGTTAAAATTGATCCATCATTTCTATCGGACGGGATCGTTGGCTATCGGTCCATTCGGTCTTGATAATCTATGAACACTTTTTTCTTTGcatatatatggttaataaaattaagtgatatttttaatattttatatatggttaatattaaataattttattatatatatgatcaatagtgatcttttaaatgaaaatgatataattaacttatataattattatataaaataatgtattatacatataaaatatttaaaaatatatatacattcggTTGATCTCGATCTGatctaaaaaaatacacattgaGACCGATCAACAAGACTATTAATCCGACCTGATTCAGACAGAACCATTCGACCTAGTGAATTTTTCCGATATGGTCCGGTCCTCTTACAAAGTGTATGATCTCCTATGCTTGTACAAAGActaattttgtcttttttaaattaactaatgaaatctcatattttaattaatcttttCTATTAACTATTTAAATAACGCCTATTTCAAATGTGTTAAATCACTAtagttaaaaatgaaaataatttctcaaaaaaaaatgacatgaattaaatagtatattaaaaaagttgacttgatattgtaaatttaaattatatttattttacgaTAGAATAACTGAATAAGTTACCATTTGATATACTATGTCAAGTTTAGTTTatgaaatagtatttttggtaTTCTCCCACTTAACTATCAAGATTCAACAATATTATTGTAAAGAATAACAATACAGCAATACTACATTTCAATCTACATTTATTAATTGTCACACCTATTGATGTAGCGTGGTATAactaatttttatgtaaaaattgaggacaacaaaaatcaaaatgaaaaaaaaaatattgaataaaatacgcaaaagtgactgtatatagagtttttaaaataaatatagacaaGTCTCAAATGTACAAATTTTATACAAAGCATTTATAAAAAGTAGATTCcaccataaaaaatatgaaaaaagtcaattttttttttaatgagacacattttttataaaagacctCACATTTGAGATTTGTACATAATATCGTATTATTACAAATTGAATAAACGTTGAAATCGAACTGTTTCATAAACTTGTGGGCGGACGCGGAGTCTAAATGCTATTGGCAACTGCCTTGGGGAATCCTACGGCATCGTGTCCAACGTGGCAAAGTAATGATGTCCTTTGCACTCTGTCTTCGTTCCCATTTCGCCCTCATCCCCACGAATGCTACTCTTCACTATGTCTTTGTTTCTGTCTTCTACATCCACACGAAGCCCCATCATTCTCCACGAAGTTGCCACCCAATGAAGTCGAAGCCCGCCGCAACCCAATCTTCGTCTTCTCCATAGTCAATCGTTGTGTTCTCCACAAACCCATGGAACTCACACGAACACCCGAAGTCACTGTTTTCGTCTTTTTCActactttctttgtttttgtgtccccaatgttttatttctctattttttcttgtgtttttttttttttttttgttggatggAATCTTTTGTAATTGTCAGGGTGAATTAAGAGGTTAATgtctattaatatttatgtagtgTAAATCTTCTACCCTACCTCTCAAAGAAATACTTCATTCGTCTTTCCACAGAAGAACACCAATAACCTTAGTTCAAGATTAAGAATTAGAAAACGAAGAAatctcattattaaaaaaaaaaaaaaaaaacccaagaaatgaagaaacccctaaaaaaaaaaaattttgaagaaaccccatttaaaaaacaaaaattggggGCCTACACTTACAAGATGGTTTACGATGTAGAAAATAATGCTTAGGAGGAGATGGTGAAAGGCATGATAGCAGGATGGAGAGGATCAATGGTAGCCATGGATGAGGAGGTGATGTACGCTTTGGATGAGGCCACAGATGCTCTAAGAAAGTACATTCCAGAGAGGGACGTGTGGGACAACATATGGGAgttgaagagtttttttttttttttggtgaattttggACTCAAACAACGAGTTTCAATTGGTTTCAatcgatttttcaatttttttaaattttttacagatGCTGACATCATGGTTATACAACGATTCCTAGaggtgtaaattcaaactgaAAAATCGGTCCGGACTGGACCTGACTGGATCGGTTTTATCGGTTTTGAACCAGTCCGGTTCGGAAccggtttttaaaatctaaaaaccgGCCGATTCCGGTCCGGTTCTGGTTCCAGAATTTTTTGGACtggaccaaaccggaccggaccggttgattaaaaaaataaaaaataatatttttatatataagttttatacaaaatattttatatatattaaatattaatatatatataagttttatatataatatataattataaatttttatgtgaaatttttatatataatatatataattatatatatttatatatgaagtaatttcttgttataatttataaattattacataaaatgttaatattaaatcactaaaagtttataactaatactaatatataacttataactataccaatagtctaatattaatactattatatagtctaatatatttataaaaatataaaacaattgtttttaaatcaatttttttttttttataaacaaatttttaataacaaattgtgaaacttacattttaaaaaaattgaaaaatcggaccggatcggaccggaaatcggtaaaaccgaaagtaccggtttaggaggataactgatgcgtaatcggttttgaaaaatacaaaaccggtacataccggttcggtcttaaattttatccaaaaccgaaTCAAACcgaaccgattacacccctaacgATTCCTCACGCCGGTTGCACGCTGAATGAGATCTGCTCCCAATATCGATtaacaaaataggaaaaaaaaaaaaaatccgtaaGCTTTGGGCCGAAGATgagcttattattattattattactgtatttttgtttatttcccgCAAACTTTGTGCCATCACTTCACTTGAGATCTTCAATCAAAACCTTGAAAATGGCTGCCAAGGAAGGAAGACCGAGCTCCACCCGACTGTTCATGCCATCACTTAAAATCTTCCTCTGAGCAAGCTTCAGCTTCCTCCTAATTTCCAaacattcttattttttttgtatttttggtcTCATTTCCTCGAGTTACCGAGTAGGCTCTCGTCTTACACCTAACTCACTATGATGAGATGGCATAGTCTATCGGtcttatgatttttcttttaaaaatatgaagaagaTCCGATGATGATAAACATACTAAATTTTACATAGTAACATTGCTCTTCAATGTGTTAGCGTTATTTCTGTGTTCTTTGTTTGGTGAAAGGTGGGAATATTTGGCgatatttgtgataataattaaaagtgcAGCTCGGGATTTACACAAAGAActaagaaggaaagaaaaaaaaaaaaaaaaaaggaaaactgggCACCTCTtagtactaatatatatgaactGCATCATCAGCTCCAGATCAATTGGTTTTGGAGAGATTGCATTGAAATGAGAAACAGTAGTTCATGAATTGAGTTCATAACCGGAGAAGTTGATGGTAgccttttttatattatttttaaatgcgTCTTGGACGTTAATAATAGCATGGCAAGATTAATAGGTATTTGAATATTAGCCAAAGTAGGTAAAGCAGTTTGCTTCGTAAATGCTTTGCATATATAATAGAAAACAAATGCTGCATGGATTGCTGGTGGGTGGCGGCGGCACCAGGCAGTACTGCTGCACACTCATATCTGGTTCTACAGATCTAAGCTTACTTTTCATCCCACAAAtattacttttcatattctctaCAATTTTACAGAACCTGATCATATCTTTTCTACGATATTCAGTTACACAAagccaagaaaaatatatggaacTCATGCGCCCCCCCCCCTCCTCTTAAAATATGCTTGGGGGTCTCATTTTCCCGTTCTTTACTTCCTACAATCACttgtaagaaaagaaaaagtaaattatatGGTATTCAGATCAGTTGAAAGGCCTGCATGGTTTCCCTATCTTTCTGTTGATCTGGTGAAAAATGGTCACTCAGCTCCATTTTTTTGGCACTTGTCATTAATGCTTGCAGACACAAAATTAGCCGAGTCTGCCAGCTCTTCAACAGCATCCACAATGCCATTGATCCTTAAGGCAATTTCAGTAAGTAAAGAGGCTGAAGTTACTAGTGGAATAATTTCCATGAGAGGAGGAAGTGTAACCGTTGTTCTGGAAGCTGCAGGctctattttcttgttttcaggAATTTCAGACTCTGAGTTTGATGGGGAAGTGAATAACTCGGGAAAGGATTTTAAGTCAGCTTGGAGCTCTTGAACTGCACTGTTCATTTCTCCAACCAAGTAGTGTATGTTAGATGATTTCTTCATGGTCTTGATTGTCACTGCTAGCTCTTTTATGACACTTGAAGAGTTGGAGCCGACTTTCGAAGAACTGTTGCTGATATGCTTCTTTATATACTCAGGTGCCTGTTGATATAAAGTGGTTAGAACTTAAGACTTCTGCTCTTTTACGATGATTATGATGATGgaaatatgtaaatttaataatttcaattatattctaacaagaACTCTCGCCATGTCTAGGAGCTTGGGTTACCTGATTTTCAGAACTGATGCAGCCATTGAGAGCTTCTATGCAATAAGCACAGCTGCGCATGGATGCCCCAATTTTGATGTACTGTTTCCATGGGTGCTGAAAGTTGAAGCGGCCATGGGCTGGCTCCCATCTAGCAAAATTTGCCTATATATATGCAACCAATGTCGATCATTCCTAATTTCAGTGAAAAATCATGGAACAAAGTTTTAAGGAATGAATTGCTCAGTCCTGCCACATACCATAATTTCTTCTGTTGCCTTAGAATTCAGTACACATTTGTAGCCTTGCAGTTTCTTCTGACATTCTTTGCCACTATCAACAAGGCTACTGTCACCATCTTGGAAGTATTCTGCTACACAACCTGGATATATATTGTTGGAAAAATGTTAGATTCTCAACAAGAAGTGGCATAACCATAAcaatgaaatatatattcaatattaaCCTACTCACCATCTAAGGAATCTGCAAGCTTGTCCATGTTGCGAGTTATTAAAGCATGGAGCTCTTGACCAGCCCAAATGGGGCAAACAAGCATGGTTACAACAATGCAGAGTGAGGTGCCAATAATAATGGTGGATAATCTTTGATGTGCCAAATCAAACAATTTATCCACCCGATAACCTGATACTGAAACCAGACTAAAGGTAAGGATGAATATCATGGCACCATAATCAAACCGAATTTTCACAGAAGGAATGAATCTTGAGAAGGTCGCTGCAGAAGCTGCACAGAATAGAATTGCTAGGATTACTTCACTCAGATACAAGAAGTTAAGAATAAACTAGTTATGGAGTAGATTTTTGCAGACCTAGTAGGAAAACTGAGGTTCCAATAATTACAGGTTCAAATCTTTCTCCCGATTGACTAGCAACCCAATGAACACCAATTGCAAGAAATCCAGCAAGACAAGTTCCGCACACTCTGTTCAAACTTTTGCATAGTGTTGCACCTGCAATTCAGTAAGGCAGAAGTCAAACTACAAAGCTTCAAGCAAAGTGCTTTTGTACTTGGATTTTAAGCACACAACAACTTAGGATGAAGCCAGTATCTTTTAGGCTATGGCATAATCAAGAGTAGCTGAATTGGGTAGATTCTACTTACCCACAgtgttttcaaatacaaccaCAACTGTCATGATTGCCCACATAGCATTCCCTCCAACTCCTTCGTATAAAGGCCTCATATAGTAAAAAACTGAGACAACCGTGAGGGCCATTCCTACTTTTAGACAATGGATCACTTTTCGGGGATCATCTACTCCTAAATCCCAGGCTTTCTGCAAAAACTTCCACACTTTCAAGGCCAACCCTACAATAAACAGTTTTAGACCAAGAAAGACATTGCTGGCAGGCTTTGCTTCCGGCACCAAAGTCTGTGATGCGCCATCGGCCATCTTTATCCTCCACTCCACTCCATTATTGGTTACTTCCTTCTCAGAAGCCATCGCTTATGTGTTAGCCAAGAGATAAATGTATTGCCTTCCAAGATATGTTAGAGGACACAGAAGCCCTGCAGGGATAGTGATAAAAGGTATAGCCAAAGACCCCAATGCCATGCAATTAATGGAACGATCGATTAGGCTTAGGATGATGAAGCTGGATGACTActgaagtatatatatacacaaaaggTGCACTAACACATTTCATACTGCTTTCGAAGAAAATTAAACTATTTCCAATGACACGAAGatggtttgtttttttaattttttgaccGACACTGCATGGAGATAAAAAgatcatttcttatattttctggGTAGGTAGGATAGAAGTCTCTCTCCCAGTGTGCGCTCGCATACGCATTTGTCTTATTAACAGTACACAGGCAGACTGCAACCATCTCTCTTTCCTGCCCCAATTAATTAAACAGTTTGACCTCTTACACTTGTTACACCTCACAAGGACATTCTAGCGATTGCAATATTTCATTAGGTAAAATTGCATATACTTCAATAATAACTATATGGAAATTCCACATGAGGAATGTTGGTCATGGATGCACCTGGATGACCTAAAACATAACTTTGGATGAGCACCTGACAAATACGTCCTAAAATATTATGCAAAAGTAAGCATCACCGAATTATGACTCAGATGATCACAAAGCATTCTGTTCATGTGTTATCTAATCATCCTTTTTTCCAAGTGGCCGACCTTTGGGTGTTGGCTAGCTGTTTCAAAGTACCCTAACTGTAGGCTGTCGCCATGGTATTCCGCCGCCGTAAGAAaggattattaataataaaattatgggtaccatcatttttcttaaaaaaaaaacttagatttATATTCTTCTCTCATCTTTCTCCCAGCAATATGAATATTTGTGCAGATTACAACTCATGTAAGGTATAGCATTCTTATATGCTGGTATGTTGCCTGGTGATGTGGCTGTTCAGGTGGTCATTCAGTGTTGGCATGGCCTCTCTCCTGCACTAAAAAGTGTGGGGAATGGATATGGTTCCCTACTGATTACAAGGACTCACTCCTCAGTGATACCATCTTTGCAGTTGTCTTATTATAAGGGCATTCGATTTTCTTATTTGTAAACATCTTTGAAACTTTTCTCCATCTGTCTACATGATATGAGTAATCAACAAGGAATTGTTCCATAAATCCGATCCAATATAACATCTCATACACACCAGCTAGTACACCAACACATTTAAGCCTCGAAAGAGGGGGAAGAGGAGCGGCCCGTGGTGGGGCGGGGCGGGGCTGGTGGGGAGATGGTGATCTGATAACATTATATAATCAAATCCTCTAGAGATCAGAAGCAATATCAGACGTACATGATTCTCATTACCACCAATATCAAACCTTGATCTCCCCATGGCCAGTCGTTTTCAACTAAAGTGGGGAACCTAATAAAGCTTTTGAAACTTTAGTACCATAtcctttattaattttaatgcCAATCAGTGGTTCTCCTTTTCCTAGAAAATTAGGTCGTGAGCGCGCAGGACCATCCAAAGTTAACATGCAACAACATCTTTAACAAAAGCAATATTGCAATAAGGTTTTAGGCTGTGCTATAGGCTAATCTGATCACTTGAATGGAGAAGGCACGTACTTATAATCTCCTTAAGCAATAAGGTCGAAAGGCAAACTCAACTATCAAAAAGCTACACATTCTGATCTCTGTCGTCACTCTCTTGACATTATGATTATCAAatgcttaattaatatatacagtTCTAGTACTTGTGCTAGTACGTACTCAagtaatttttgaaaagttgatCCAAATCTTTAATTAATATCGACCTCACTTACCCCTAAATGGAAgggttttaattaaattaaatatatcattGATGGACATGATCAAGCACATCCTCTTTGTTTCATTGAAGCATGCaattttaaacctttttttttcaagtatttttatcCAAACCTATAGTTCAATTAAATAGTTGGTGCAGCTGCGCACTACATGATGAGTACCATGACCCTGAACCTGAAGAAATTGTTGCTGATCGTCATCCCCAAAGTCGGCCTCAAAGTGGAGAAAGCACCACCAGTACATGTCATATAGGATATAAATCATATAAGGTGAACAGATCATCATGCtcccattaataaaaataaataaaaaatcttgcccaactttctagttttttatgtttgagaaaaatatatgtaccTAAtaactatacatatatatatatatatatatatatatatatatatatcttaattaaccTAATAACAATATAGTGCATGGTGACTtggtatatattaattaattaattaagcattaACCAAGTATAGTGCATGCCAATATAATAGGcattgatattaagtattaaataagtatattataattaaaaaattaaaaaaaaaaaagaaaagaaaaatcaagcatTTTACAACGCTATCATAATCTATAATGGTGTCGCAAAATTAGACATAATAGACGTTGAAATAGTATTTGATGATGGGGAAATCTTGAAATTTGTGCAAATAATTAATATCGAACAAGTTGATAGTCCCGAACTTactataaattttagaaattatttacatcTAAGAATTCAAACTTTAGACTTAGGAGAATATATACCAAACTCAAATATCCTTGCCATTTGAGCCAAATCTTAAAAATTgtttaggcctcatttgtttatatagatgagataagataaaagttgaataaaatattattttttaat includes:
- the LOC121237812 gene encoding aluminum-activated malate transporter 10-like, with protein sequence MASEKEVTNNGVEWRIKMADGASQTLVPEAKPASNVFLGLKLFIVGLALKVWKFLQKAWDLGVDDPRKVIHCLKVGMALTVVSVFYYMRPLYEGVGGNAMWAIMTVVVVFENTVGATLCKSLNRVCGTCLAGFLAIGVHWVASQSGERFEPVIIGTSVFLLASAATFSRFIPSVKIRFDYGAMIFILTFSLVSVSGYRVDKLFDLAHQRLSTIIIGTSLCIVVTMLVCPIWAGQELHALITRNMDKLADSLDGCVAEYFQDGDSSLVDSGKECQKKLQGYKCVLNSKATEEIMANFARWEPAHGRFNFQHPWKQYIKIGASMRSCAYCIEALNGCISSENQAPEYIKKHISNSSSKVGSNSSSVIKELAVTIKTMKKSSNIHYLVGEMNSAVQELQADLKSFPELFTSPSNSESEIPENKKIEPAASRTTVTLPPLMEIIPLVTSASLLTEIALRINGIVDAVEELADSANFVSASINDKCQKNGAE
- the LOC121237284 gene encoding plant UBX domain-containing protein 10, which produces MVDVADKLTYFQAITGLEDPDLCTEILAAHGWDLELAISSFTGTNVAPPDNSTRETTTASVDGGGSGTRSSDLEPHGRVSERSEPSANGVSGPGLAWKLVTLPISVISGSLGLISGAIGLGFWAAGGVLSYSMGMIGLGSGSVRAGEASARLVPMSAAASEAMNFVLAFERDYGSRRPNFVSEGFMDALQRSRNEFKLMFVYLHSPDHPDTPLFCERTLCSEFLADFVNENFVPWGGSIRASEGFKMCNSLKASRFPFCAVVMAATNQRIALLQQVEGPKSPEEMLVILQKVLEESAPVLVAARLDAEERRNNTRLREEQDAAYRAALEADQARERQRREEQERLEREAAEAERKRKEEEEARERAAREAAEKEAALVKMRQEKAFSLGAEPEKGPNVTQVLVRFPTGERKERRFHSDATIQSLYDYVDSLGCLEVDNYSLVSNFPRVIYGPEKLSLTLKEAGLHPQAGLFVELNS